One Spiribacter halobius DNA segment encodes these proteins:
- the hisS gene encoding histidine--tRNA ligase: MSASIQSIRGFADILPDRTPVWRFVEDTFRVLLESYGYEEIRLPALEKTELFARSIGEVTDIVEKEMYTFSDRNGDSLTLRPEGTAGCVRAAIQHGLLHNAQPRLWYAGPMFRHERPQRGRYRQFHQVGVEAFGVEGPALDAELILMSGRLLQALGLDDVRLELNSLGSSEARAAYRERLVAHLQAHADQLDDDARRRLETNPLRVLDSKNPAMAGVIESAPSLLDHLDGASADHFRRLCAMLDAAGQPYHVNPRLVRGLDYYGRTVFEWVSDRLGAQGTVLAGGRYDTLVEMIGGRPTPAIGFAAGIERLVALVEEAGAAPAPAAPDAFLVVADEALESEAVSLAERLRHAMPGLQLRLNTAGGSLKSQFRRADRSGARFALVLGEDEAAAGAVTVKDLRGERPQEQVPVARLADVLGEARQSD, translated from the coding sequence TTGAGCGCTTCGATCCAGAGCATTCGGGGCTTTGCCGACATCCTGCCCGACCGCACGCCGGTCTGGCGGTTCGTCGAGGACACCTTCCGGGTCCTTCTCGAGTCCTATGGCTACGAGGAGATCCGGCTGCCGGCCCTGGAAAAGACCGAGCTCTTCGCCCGCTCCATCGGCGAGGTCACCGACATCGTCGAGAAGGAGATGTACACCTTCAGCGACCGCAACGGCGACAGCCTCACGCTGCGCCCCGAGGGCACGGCCGGCTGCGTGCGCGCCGCGATCCAGCACGGGCTGCTGCACAATGCCCAGCCGCGGCTCTGGTACGCCGGGCCGATGTTCCGCCACGAGCGCCCGCAGCGGGGCCGCTACCGCCAGTTCCATCAGGTGGGTGTGGAGGCCTTCGGCGTCGAGGGTCCGGCGCTGGATGCGGAGCTCATCCTGATGAGCGGGCGGCTGCTGCAGGCGCTGGGGCTCGATGACGTCCGCCTCGAGCTCAACAGCCTTGGCAGCAGCGAGGCCCGGGCGGCCTATCGTGAGCGCCTCGTGGCGCATCTGCAGGCCCACGCCGACCAGCTCGACGACGACGCCCGCCGGCGCCTGGAGACCAATCCGCTGCGGGTGCTGGACAGCAAGAATCCGGCCATGGCCGGGGTCATCGAGAGCGCGCCGAGCCTGCTGGATCATCTGGACGGGGCATCGGCGGACCACTTCCGGCGCCTCTGCGCCATGCTCGACGCTGCCGGCCAGCCGTACCACGTCAACCCGCGCCTGGTGCGCGGCCTCGACTACTACGGGCGGACCGTCTTCGAGTGGGTGAGCGACCGGCTCGGCGCACAGGGGACGGTGCTGGCCGGCGGGCGCTACGACACGCTGGTGGAGATGATCGGCGGCCGGCCGACGCCGGCCATCGGTTTCGCCGCCGGCATCGAGCGGCTGGTGGCGCTGGTGGAGGAGGCCGGAGCGGCCCCGGCGCCGGCGGCGCCGGACGCCTTCCTGGTGGTGGCCGACGAGGCCCTGGAGAGCGAGGCGGTGAGCCTGGCGGAGCGGCTGCGCCACGCCATGCCGGGGCTGCAGCTGCGGCTGAACACGGCCGGGGGCTCGCTGAAGAGCCAGTTCCGGCGTGCTGACCGCAGCGGGGCGCGCTTTGCCCTGGTGCTCGGCGAGGACGAGGCCGCGGCAGGCGCGGTGACGGTCAAGGACCTGCGGGGCGAGCGCCCCCAGGAGCAGGTGCCGGTGGCACGCCTCGCCGACGTGCTCGGCGAGGCCCGGCAGAGTGACTGA
- the pilW gene encoding type IV pilus biogenesis/stability protein PilW: protein MRRLAPLVLVLLALLAGCATTGNPTMTSEQAARASEANTQLAIRYLQQGNLQEALRKAQKAVEQDGDSSPAHMVTAEIYNQLDEADQARRYYQQAVRLDPENGAALNNFGRFLCARGERERAQELFERAADNPLYERPEVPLTNAGRCALQDGQKAEAEDYFRAALQRNPRFPTALLNLAALRLDDGDSLSARAFYERYLDAVNRQTPESLWVGIRLAAATDDRDRLASYSLLLRQRYPESEEAARLLEWERNGRL, encoded by the coding sequence ATGAGGCGGCTCGCACCCCTGGTACTGGTGCTGCTGGCGCTGCTCGCCGGCTGCGCCACCACCGGCAACCCGACGATGACGTCCGAGCAGGCCGCCCGCGCCTCCGAGGCGAACACCCAGCTTGCCATCCGCTACCTCCAGCAGGGGAACCTGCAGGAGGCGCTGCGCAAGGCGCAGAAGGCGGTCGAGCAGGATGGCGACTCCTCGCCGGCGCACATGGTGACCGCCGAGATCTACAACCAGCTCGATGAAGCCGACCAGGCCCGCCGCTACTATCAGCAGGCGGTCCGCCTGGACCCGGAGAACGGCGCGGCGCTCAACAACTTCGGGCGCTTCCTCTGCGCCCGGGGCGAACGGGAGCGGGCGCAGGAGCTCTTCGAGCGCGCCGCCGACAATCCGCTCTACGAGCGCCCGGAAGTGCCGCTGACCAACGCCGGGCGCTGCGCGCTGCAGGACGGCCAGAAGGCCGAGGCCGAGGATTACTTCCGGGCGGCGCTGCAGCGCAACCCGCGCTTCCCGACGGCGCTGCTGAACCTGGCGGCGCTGCGCCTGGACGACGGCGACTCGCTCTCGGCCCGGGCCTTCTACGAGCGCTACCTCGACGCGGTGAACCGGCAGACGCCGGAGTCACTCTGGGTGGGTATCCGCCTTGCGGCGGCCACTGACGATCGCGACCGACTGGCGAGCTACAGCCTGCTGTTGCGCCAGCGCTATCCGGAATCCGAGGAGGCGGCGCGCCTCCTGGAATGGGAACGCAATGGCCGACTCTGA
- a CDS encoding HesB/IscA family protein: MTIQLTQQAADHIRGSVERHGGAVGLRLGVRTSGCSGFMYTVDYAEAIGDDDTVVEQHGATVVIDRKSLPFLEGLEVDFIREGLNQRFSFRNPNVTAECGCGESFAI, translated from the coding sequence ATGACGATCCAGCTCACGCAGCAGGCAGCCGATCACATCCGCGGCTCGGTCGAGCGTCACGGCGGGGCCGTTGGCCTGCGGCTCGGGGTGCGGACCTCCGGCTGCTCCGGCTTCATGTATACGGTGGACTACGCGGAGGCGATCGGCGACGACGACACCGTCGTCGAGCAGCACGGCGCGACCGTGGTGATCGACCGCAAGAGCCTGCCGTTCCTCGAGGGCCTCGAGGTGGACTTCATCCGCGAGGGCCTGAATCAGCGGTTCAGCTTTCGCAACCCCAACGTCACCGCCGAATGCGGCTGCGGGGAGAGCTTCGCGATCTGA
- the cysE gene encoding serine O-acetyltransferase, which produces MFDRLKEDIRCVFDRDPAARNHFEVLTSYPGVHALLMHRMNHWLWQRGLRWLARFLSLLARWFTGIEIHPGARIGRRFFIDHGMGVVIGETTDIGDDVTLYQGVTLGGTSWEKGKRHPTLENDVVVGAGAKILGPLTVGTGARVGSNAVVVKDVPAGATMVGIPARVARRRSDEAAPSEDDRRRAETARRIGFEAYGATRDMPDPVANAINAILDHVHQTDSRLQEMCTALRKLGAEVSDTRIPELDNCGIDAGEEPKPPARPEGAQDASDAEAPAARGSGTDGPR; this is translated from the coding sequence ATGTTCGATCGTCTCAAAGAGGATATCCGCTGCGTCTTCGACCGCGACCCGGCGGCCCGCAACCATTTCGAGGTGCTGACCAGCTACCCCGGCGTGCATGCACTGCTCATGCACCGCATGAACCACTGGCTCTGGCAGCGGGGCCTGCGCTGGCTGGCACGTTTTCTCTCGCTGCTGGCGCGCTGGTTCACTGGCATCGAGATTCACCCCGGCGCCCGGATCGGGCGGCGGTTCTTCATCGACCACGGCATGGGCGTGGTCATCGGCGAGACCACCGATATCGGGGACGACGTCACCCTGTACCAGGGCGTCACCCTCGGCGGTACGTCCTGGGAGAAGGGCAAGCGGCACCCGACGCTGGAGAATGACGTCGTGGTCGGCGCGGGGGCCAAGATCCTCGGCCCGCTCACCGTCGGCACCGGCGCCCGTGTCGGCTCCAACGCCGTGGTGGTGAAGGACGTCCCTGCCGGCGCGACCATGGTCGGCATCCCCGCCCGGGTCGCCCGGCGGCGCAGTGACGAGGCCGCCCCCAGCGAGGACGACCGCCGCCGCGCGGAGACGGCTAGGCGCATCGGCTTCGAGGCCTATGGCGCCACCCGCGACATGCCGGACCCGGTGGCCAATGCCATCAACGCCATCCTCGACCATGTCCACCAGACGGACAGCCGGCTGCAGGAGATGTGCACCGCTCTGCGCAAGCTCGGTGCCGAGGTGAGCGACACGCGCATCCCCGAGCTCGACAACTGCGGCATCGACGCCGGCGAGGAGCCGAAGCCGCCGGCCCGGCCGGAGGGCGCCCAGGACGCCAGCGACGCCGAGGCCCCCGCCGCCCGCGGCTCCGGGACCGACGGCCCGCGCTAG
- the rlmN gene encoding 23S rRNA (adenine(2503)-C(2))-methyltransferase RlmN: MRSIPAADNAPAGGEARVNLLDLDRAGLRAFLEELGERPFRATQITQWVHQRGVLDFEAMTDLGKGLRARLAERAELRLPQALFDRESKDGTRKWLLALDGGNAVETVFIPERDRGTLCVSSQVGCALDCGFCSTGKQGFNRNLSTAEIIGQLHFARRALDAEGRGRRVTNVVLMGMGEPLANFRNVVPATELMVDQHAWGLSRRRVTLSTVGLVPALYRLAEYSRISLAVSLHAPNDALRDEIVPINRKYPLAELLEACRHYVERTPHHRITWEYVMLDGVNDSEAHCRELAALLQGIPSKINLIPFNPFPGTEYRCSPRERIERFSRGLQDAGYITTVRRTRGQDIDGACGQLVGQVVNRRNRGKRGAQAEASA, encoded by the coding sequence ATGAGATCCATTCCCGCGGCTGACAACGCCCCGGCGGGCGGCGAGGCCCGGGTCAATCTGCTTGACCTGGACCGCGCCGGCCTGCGCGCGTTTCTCGAGGAGCTCGGCGAGAGGCCCTTTCGCGCCACGCAGATCACCCAGTGGGTGCACCAGCGCGGCGTACTCGACTTCGAGGCGATGACGGACCTCGGCAAGGGCCTGCGGGCACGGCTCGCCGAGCGCGCCGAGCTGCGTCTGCCGCAGGCGCTGTTCGACCGCGAATCGAAGGACGGCACCCGCAAGTGGCTGCTCGCCCTCGACGGCGGCAACGCGGTGGAGACGGTGTTCATCCCCGAGCGCGACCGCGGCACGCTGTGCGTCTCCTCCCAGGTGGGCTGTGCGCTGGACTGCGGGTTCTGCTCCACCGGCAAGCAGGGCTTCAACCGCAACCTCTCCACGGCCGAGATCATCGGCCAGCTGCACTTCGCCCGCCGGGCGCTGGACGCCGAGGGCCGCGGGCGCCGCGTCACCAACGTGGTGCTGATGGGCATGGGCGAGCCGCTGGCGAATTTCCGCAACGTGGTCCCGGCCACCGAGCTCATGGTCGACCAGCACGCCTGGGGGCTGTCGCGGCGGCGGGTGACGCTGTCCACTGTCGGTCTCGTGCCGGCGCTCTATCGCCTCGCCGAGTACAGTCGCATCAGCCTGGCGGTGTCGCTGCACGCACCGAACGACGCCCTGCGCGACGAGATCGTGCCGATCAACCGCAAGTACCCCCTGGCGGAGCTCCTCGAGGCCTGCCGGCACTACGTCGAGCGCACGCCGCATCACCGCATTACCTGGGAATACGTGATGCTCGATGGCGTCAACGACAGCGAGGCCCATTGCCGGGAGCTGGCGGCACTGCTGCAGGGCATTCCCTCCAAGATCAACCTGATCCCGTTCAACCCGTTCCCGGGGACGGAGTATCGCTGCTCGCCGAGGGAGCGCATCGAGCGCTTCTCCCGCGGCCTGCAGGACGCGGGCTACATCACCACGGTGCGCCGTACCCGCGGCCAGGACATTGACGGCGCGTGCGGCCAGCTCGTGGGGCAGGTGGTCAACCGCCGCAATCGCGGCAAGCGCGGCGCCCAGGCGGAGGCCTCCGCATGA
- a CDS encoding cysteine desulfurase family protein, producing the protein MVGPYLDHAATTPVDPRVVERMLACLDRAAGFGNPASSHAAGSRARAEVARAAETVAAALGGEPEGVVWTSGATEADNLAILGTAQHLAARDTPRRRLVTLRTEHAAVLEPMRAARALGFRVDHLTPEPDGRLPPERLAETLGDDVALVSLAQVNNETGVVQDLAALGGLAREAGAVMHVDAAQGAGRLPLDLASQPVDLVSISAHKCHGPAGVGALYVRPGLRLAPLLHGGGQQGGLRSGTLPLHQIVGLAETLRLAVAERASERERLRGLYWRLRNGLRALGDVVLNGRDDGSPHILNVSFAGVHGEALRAALGELAVGYGSACSGGGASHVLRAMGRPDALADAAVRFSLGRFSAEAEVDAVLARFGEVVPALRRVSPLARELATGVPLSKVYRCKTPLPVA; encoded by the coding sequence ATGGTCGGGCCCTATCTGGATCACGCCGCCACCACGCCGGTGGATCCGCGGGTGGTGGAGCGCATGCTGGCCTGTCTGGACCGCGCGGCCGGCTTCGGCAATCCGGCCAGCAGCCATGCCGCCGGCAGCCGCGCCCGGGCGGAGGTCGCCCGGGCGGCGGAGACCGTCGCCGCCGCCCTGGGCGGCGAGCCCGAGGGCGTGGTCTGGACGTCCGGTGCCACCGAGGCGGACAACCTCGCCATCCTCGGCACGGCGCAGCATCTGGCGGCCCGGGACACGCCACGCCGGCGGCTCGTCACTCTGCGCACAGAGCATGCAGCCGTGCTTGAGCCGATGCGCGCGGCCCGGGCGCTGGGCTTCCGCGTGGACCACCTCACCCCCGAGCCGGACGGGCGCCTGCCGCCCGAGCGCCTGGCCGAAACCCTCGGCGACGACGTGGCCCTGGTGTCCCTCGCCCAGGTCAACAACGAGACCGGGGTGGTGCAGGACCTGGCGGCACTCGGCGGGCTGGCGCGGGAGGCGGGCGCCGTCATGCACGTGGACGCGGCCCAGGGAGCCGGGCGGCTGCCTCTGGACCTGGCCAGCCAGCCGGTGGACCTGGTCTCGATCTCCGCCCACAAGTGCCACGGTCCGGCCGGTGTCGGCGCCCTCTACGTCCGCCCGGGGCTGCGGCTCGCGCCGCTGCTGCACGGGGGTGGCCAGCAGGGCGGGCTGCGCTCGGGGACGCTGCCGCTGCACCAGATCGTCGGCCTGGCCGAGACGCTGCGGCTGGCCGTGGCCGAGCGGGCGTCCGAGCGCGAGCGGCTGCGGGGGCTGTACTGGCGGTTGCGCAATGGTCTGCGGGCGCTCGGTGACGTGGTGCTGAACGGCCGCGACGACGGCTCGCCGCATATCCTCAACGTGAGCTTTGCCGGCGTGCACGGCGAGGCGCTGCGCGCCGCGCTCGGCGAGCTGGCTGTAGGTTACGGTTCCGCCTGTAGCGGCGGAGGCGCCTCCCACGTGCTGCGGGCCATGGGCCGCCCGGATGCGCTGGCGGACGCGGCGGTGCGGTTCAGCCTCGGGCGCTTCAGCGCGGAGGCCGAGGTCGACGCCGTGCTGGCACGCTTCGGGGAGGTGGTGCCGGCGTTACGCAGGGTCTCGCCGCTGGCCCGTGAACTCGCCACGGGCGTGCCGCTGTCCAAGGTATATCGCTGCAAGACCCCGCTGCCGGTGGCTTGA
- the bamB gene encoding outer membrane protein assembly factor BamB has product MRWALVLALPLALGGCGTPDLLEADDAPSLGLAGDDLAVEILWQARVGPAAEREQRLEPALAGGRLFAAAADGTVSAYAADSGERHWRRRLEHRISGGPGAGDGLVVVGTPKGEVIALEAESGEQRWQARTTSEVLAPPAVGQGAVVVRSNDGRVVAFAADSGARRWLYDRNVPALSLRGHSSPVLVRGGTVVGFDNGRLSALTLREGAPAWEATVGVPRGRTDLERMVDVDVDPVVDGNDLFAASYQGRVVGVALNDGRIAWSRELSVGGGLAVDDSNLYVTDASGRLWAFDRRNGATVWRMDALEGQRLTAPALHQGHVVVAGSDGHLTWVAPEDGRPVVRHRVGGARISAAPRVAGERLYVQDLEGRVQALRLSER; this is encoded by the coding sequence GTGCGTTGGGCTCTGGTGCTCGCGCTGCCGCTTGCCCTAGGCGGTTGCGGCACGCCGGACCTGCTGGAGGCGGACGATGCGCCATCGCTGGGGCTGGCCGGCGACGATCTCGCCGTGGAGATTCTCTGGCAGGCCCGGGTTGGCCCCGCGGCGGAGCGCGAGCAGCGCCTGGAGCCGGCCCTTGCCGGCGGCCGCCTGTTCGCTGCGGCGGCGGATGGCACCGTCAGCGCCTATGCGGCGGACAGCGGTGAGCGCCACTGGCGCCGACGGCTGGAGCACCGCATCTCCGGCGGCCCCGGCGCCGGTGACGGGCTGGTGGTCGTCGGCACGCCCAAGGGGGAGGTCATCGCCCTGGAAGCCGAATCCGGCGAGCAGCGCTGGCAGGCCCGCACCACCAGCGAGGTGCTGGCGCCGCCGGCGGTGGGTCAGGGCGCCGTGGTGGTGCGCAGCAACGATGGCCGCGTGGTGGCCTTTGCGGCGGACAGTGGTGCCCGCCGCTGGCTGTACGACCGCAACGTGCCGGCGCTGAGCCTGCGCGGGCACTCAAGCCCGGTGCTGGTGCGCGGTGGCACGGTGGTCGGCTTCGACAACGGCCGCTTGAGCGCGCTTACCCTGCGCGAGGGCGCTCCCGCCTGGGAGGCGACGGTGGGCGTTCCCCGCGGGCGCACCGACCTGGAGCGCATGGTGGACGTGGATGTGGACCCGGTGGTGGACGGCAACGACCTGTTCGCCGCGAGCTATCAGGGCCGGGTGGTCGGTGTGGCGCTCAACGACGGCCGCATCGCCTGGAGCCGCGAGCTCTCGGTGGGTGGCGGTCTCGCCGTGGACGACAGCAACCTCTATGTGACCGATGCCTCCGGGCGCCTGTGGGCGTTCGACCGGCGCAACGGCGCCACCGTCTGGCGCATGGACGCCCTGGAGGGTCAGCGGCTCACCGCGCCGGCCCTGCACCAGGGGCATGTTGTGGTGGCGGGCTCCGACGGTCATCTGACCTGGGTGGCCCCGGAGGATGGCCGTCCCGTGGTCCGGCACCGGGTGGGCGGCGCGCGCATCAGCGCCGCGCCACGGGTCGCGGGCGAGCGTCTCTACGTCCAGGATCTCGAGGGCCGCGTCCAGGCCCTGCGGCTCTCCGAGCGGTAG
- a CDS encoding RodZ domain-containing protein: MADSEPQVGETASARPRQGPGRLLRDQRLRRELSVGDVADGLHLDARTIDALERDDYAGLPPVTFVRGYLRAYARLLELPDDEVLKRFDAMGVSDGTRPLTPSVGDAGTAPAPTPAVRRRSGGLFAVSLALVLVIGGVGGGAWLLQQRDWSLPGLDRLLGSGPATESADGDGNLALAPEASDSTADADAAPDPRTDGSTAAEPETGISSESAREPPPVDGNTAASGRTAEQPVFDPELVEPPAAGDSDNADANAPEASDGGGLSPAPEELADDEAAGPDTTAPEAPAAEPRLGDAAPPAEAMPRRRAGDDSAATAGTSGGDAPADSGAAPVEPDSLLAGEADEGTTRPGAGADGTEAPADGQGGDTQGAPAAEDQETLRFSFSGESWMEVRDARGERLLFGLEEGGVREVAGVPPFEIVVGDTQNVSLEREGESVPLEQYARDRVARFTLGSP, from the coding sequence ATGGCCGACTCTGAACCGCAAGTGGGGGAGACGGCGAGCGCCCGGCCACGACAGGGCCCCGGGCGGCTGCTGCGGGACCAGCGCCTGCGCCGGGAGCTGAGCGTGGGCGATGTCGCCGACGGCCTGCATCTGGACGCCCGTACCATCGACGCCCTGGAGCGGGACGACTACGCCGGCCTGCCGCCGGTGACGTTCGTGCGTGGCTACCTGCGGGCCTATGCGCGGCTGCTCGAGCTGCCGGACGACGAGGTCCTGAAGCGGTTCGACGCCATGGGCGTCTCCGACGGCACCCGACCGCTGACGCCCAGTGTCGGCGATGCCGGCACCGCCCCGGCCCCGACGCCCGCCGTGCGTCGTCGCAGCGGCGGTCTGTTCGCCGTGAGCCTGGCGCTGGTGCTGGTCATCGGCGGGGTGGGCGGCGGTGCCTGGCTGCTGCAGCAGCGGGACTGGTCACTGCCGGGGCTCGATCGGCTGCTGGGCAGCGGGCCGGCCACCGAGTCCGCTGACGGCGACGGCAACCTCGCGCTGGCGCCGGAGGCGTCCGATTCCACCGCCGACGCTGACGCGGCGCCGGACCCCCGTACGGACGGCAGCACGGCCGCGGAGCCGGAAACCGGCATCAGCAGCGAGAGCGCGCGTGAGCCGCCGCCTGTCGATGGCAATACCGCAGCGTCGGGGCGCACCGCGGAGCAGCCGGTATTCGACCCGGAGCTGGTGGAGCCGCCGGCGGCGGGGGACAGCGACAACGCCGATGCGAATGCCCCCGAGGCGTCGGATGGCGGTGGGCTATCCCCCGCGCCGGAGGAGCTGGCCGACGACGAGGCCGCAGGCCCCGACACGACGGCACCGGAGGCCCCGGCGGCGGAGCCCCGCCTCGGCGACGCGGCACCGCCGGCCGAGGCGATGCCGCGCCGCCGCGCGGGTGACGACAGTGCAGCCACCGCCGGAACATCCGGTGGCGACGCCCCGGCAGACAGCGGGGCCGCACCCGTCGAACCGGATTCCCTGCTGGCCGGCGAGGCCGACGAGGGAACGACGCGCCCGGGTGCCGGCGCCGACGGCACCGAGGCCCCGGCTGACGGGCAGGGCGGCGACACCCAGGGCGCCCCGGCGGCCGAGGATCAGGAAACGCTGCGCTTCAGTTTCAGCGGCGAGTCCTGGATGGAGGTCCGGGATGCCCGCGGCGAGCGGCTGCTGTTCGGCCTCGAGGAGGGCGGCGTGCGCGAGGTTGCCGGCGTGCCGCCGTTCGAGATCGTGGTGGGCGATACGCAGAACGTGAGCCTGGAGCGCGAGGGCGAGTCGGTGCCCCTGGAACAGTACGCCCGCGACCGCGTCGCCCGCTTCACCCTGGGCTCCCCCTAG
- the ndk gene encoding nucleoside-diphosphate kinase, whose amino-acid sequence MAVERTLSIVKPDAVGRNQIGEIYRRFESAGLRIVAARMLHLSREQAEGFYAVHRERPFFEALVGFMTSGPVMVQVLEGEEAIRKNREIMGATNPAEAAAGTIRHDLAETIDANAVHGSDAPETARDEIAFFFRDDEIHSRG is encoded by the coding sequence ATGGCCGTCGAACGCACCCTTTCCATCGTCAAGCCGGATGCCGTCGGCAGGAACCAGATCGGCGAGATCTATCGCCGGTTCGAGTCCGCCGGCCTGCGGATAGTGGCGGCCCGCATGCTGCACCTGAGCCGGGAGCAGGCGGAGGGCTTCTATGCCGTGCACCGCGAGCGCCCGTTCTTCGAGGCGCTGGTGGGGTTCATGACCTCCGGCCCGGTGATGGTGCAGGTCCTCGAGGGCGAGGAGGCCATCCGCAAGAATCGCGAGATCATGGGCGCCACCAACCCGGCCGAGGCGGCAGCCGGCACCATCCGTCACGACCTGGCGGAGACCATCGACGCCAACGCCGTGCATGGTTCCGACGCCCCGGAGACGGCCCGCGACGAGATCGCCTTCTTCTTCCGCGACGATGAGATCCATTCCCGCGGCTGA
- a CDS encoding NRDE family protein has protein sequence MCLVLLAHQAVPGQPLVIAANRDEFHRRPTTAMHWWREPRVLAGRDEEAGGTWFAVAPDGAFAAVTNYREPEQRPSGGRSRGELPLLALTESAEDLGAHLRRHGKAYAGFNLLWGRPGAVHYASNRGVPPQPVNPGLHGLSNHLLDTPWPKVSRGLELLAASLPVADPESLCALLADRRPADHGELPDTGLSPEWERRLSPMFIVSPEYGTRATTILLADAEGGVTVLERRFDAEGRCIGETREALSPAAAKG, from the coding sequence ATGTGCCTGGTTCTGCTCGCGCATCAGGCAGTGCCCGGCCAGCCGCTGGTGATCGCGGCGAACCGCGACGAGTTCCACCGCCGACCGACCACCGCCATGCACTGGTGGCGCGAGCCGCGGGTGCTGGCAGGCCGCGACGAGGAGGCCGGCGGCACGTGGTTCGCCGTCGCGCCGGATGGCGCCTTTGCGGCGGTGACCAACTACCGCGAGCCGGAGCAACGGCCCAGCGGCGGACGTTCCCGCGGCGAACTGCCGCTGCTCGCCCTCACGGAGAGCGCGGAGGACCTGGGCGCGCACCTGCGCCGCCACGGCAAGGCCTACGCCGGATTCAATCTGCTCTGGGGCCGCCCCGGAGCGGTCCACTACGCCTCCAACCGGGGCGTGCCCCCGCAGCCGGTCAACCCGGGCCTGCACGGGCTCAGCAATCACCTGCTGGATACCCCCTGGCCCAAGGTGAGCCGTGGCCTCGAGTTGCTCGCCGCCAGCCTGCCAGTGGCCGATCCGGAGTCGCTCTGCGCCCTGCTCGCCGATCGCCGTCCCGCGGATCACGGCGAGTTGCCGGACACGGGCCTCAGCCCGGAGTGGGAGCGGCGGCTCTCGCCGATGTTCATCGTCTCCCCGGAGTACGGCACCCGTGCCACCACGATCCTGCTGGCTGATGCCGAGGGCGGCGTGACGGTGCTGGAGCGGCGCTTCGATGCCGAGGGTCGCTGCATCGGGGAGACCCGCGAGGCGTTGTCGCCCGCCGCCGCCAAGGGTTGA
- a CDS encoding YfgM family protein — protein MAYEDEEQLEAIRDWWRRNGRAVVAGVVIAVAAVLGWQQWNAYQERQAAAAASTYSAIAGAVSEGDLEAAANRLESLRSDYGDSPYAILASFRLARAQMNAGDAAAAAETLAWAASREAPAGLVEIARLRRAEALAGADEVAAALELLEPLPDGALRARYLELRGDLLVASGERDAAIEAYREAMAEAGSQRRGLVQVKLTDLGVDPSS, from the coding sequence GTGGCATACGAGGACGAGGAGCAACTCGAGGCGATCCGCGACTGGTGGCGGCGCAATGGCCGCGCGGTGGTGGCCGGCGTGGTGATCGCGGTGGCCGCGGTGCTCGGCTGGCAGCAGTGGAACGCCTATCAGGAGCGCCAGGCCGCGGCGGCGGCGTCGACTTACAGCGCCATTGCCGGGGCGGTGAGCGAGGGCGATCTGGAGGCGGCGGCAAACCGTCTGGAGAGCCTGCGCAGCGACTACGGCGACAGCCCCTACGCGATCCTCGCAAGCTTCCGCCTTGCCCGGGCCCAGATGAACGCCGGTGACGCGGCCGCGGCGGCGGAGACGCTGGCCTGGGCTGCTTCCCGGGAGGCGCCGGCCGGGCTGGTGGAGATCGCCCGGCTGCGCCGGGCCGAGGCACTGGCCGGCGCGGACGAGGTGGCGGCGGCGCTGGAGCTGCTGGAGCCGCTGCCGGATGGCGCCCTGCGGGCGCGCTATCTGGAGCTGCGCGGCGACCTGCTGGTGGCGAGCGGCGAGCGGGACGCCGCCATCGAGGCCTACCGCGAGGCCATGGCGGAGGCCGGCAGCCAGCGCCGCGGCCTGGTACAGGTCAAGCTCACGGACCTGGGCGTGGATCCGAGCTCATGA
- a CDS encoding iron-sulfur cluster assembly scaffold protein: MQLDGYDLDLTSPALGAPVPAEGWHHGTAGAAADNRRVDCWLRLDGERIAEARFEVFGGPYALRVAVWLGEHLTGQSVAEAASVTGLAIAESAGLPVAARGDALCVEDALRAALAAHSG; the protein is encoded by the coding sequence ATGCAGCTCGATGGCTACGATCTTGACCTCACCAGCCCGGCGCTGGGCGCACCGGTGCCGGCCGAGGGGTGGCACCACGGTACCGCGGGCGCCGCGGCGGACAACCGGCGGGTGGACTGCTGGCTGCGGCTCGATGGCGAGCGCATCGCCGAGGCACGGTTCGAGGTGTTCGGTGGCCCGTACGCCCTGCGCGTGGCAGTCTGGCTCGGTGAGCACCTGACCGGGCAGAGCGTGGCCGAGGCCGCCAGCGTCACCGGCCTCGCCATCGCGGAGTCCGCCGGTCTGCCGGTGGCCGCACGCGGCGACGCGCTCTGCGTGGAAGACGCACTACGGGCGGCACTGGCCGCCCACAGCGGTTAA